A genome region from Candidatus Dadabacteria bacterium includes the following:
- the fabF gene encoding beta-ketoacyl-ACP synthase II, with product MGRRVAVTGIGLITPVGVGNDATWSSICEGVPGVSRVSSFDPSDLKTQIAGQVKDFEPTLYMEPKDAKRNDRFIQLSIAATKLALEDAGLEVTDDISGRTGTFIGSGIGGMKTFYDTVLTMENKGPNRVSPFFIPNIVTNMASGYVSIRFNAKGPNCSSTTACSASGHSLALSAKIIQDGKADVMIAGGAEAPLIPLTFAAFNAMKALSTRNDEPETASRPFEMGRDGFILSEGAGVLILEELEFAKKRGASIYAEVLGSGMSADAFHITAPSLEGPSSCMNAALEDSGLNPGDVDYINAHGTSTRLNDVNETNAIKEVFGEDARRIPVSSTKSMTGHLLGAAGAVEAAICVLALRDGVLPPTINLFESDPECDLDYIPHTARDSKIKVALSNSYGFGGTNVSVALRKFD from the coding sequence ATGGGAAGAAGGGTAGCGGTTACAGGTATAGGGCTTATAACGCCCGTCGGGGTGGGGAACGACGCCACATGGTCTTCGATCTGCGAAGGGGTTCCGGGAGTGAGCAGGGTTTCGTCCTTTGATCCCTCGGATCTTAAAACGCAGATCGCGGGGCAGGTGAAGGATTTCGAACCGACGCTCTACATGGAGCCGAAAGATGCGAAGAGAAACGACAGGTTCATTCAGCTCTCCATCGCGGCTACCAAGCTGGCGCTTGAGGATGCCGGGCTTGAGGTTACCGATGATATCTCCGGGCGCACGGGGACTTTTATCGGATCGGGAATCGGCGGGATGAAAACCTTCTACGACACCGTCCTCACGATGGAGAACAAGGGTCCTAACCGCGTTTCCCCGTTTTTCATACCGAACATAGTGACCAACATGGCTTCGGGATACGTCTCGATAAGGTTCAACGCCAAGGGTCCCAACTGTTCTTCGACGACCGCGTGTTCCGCAAGCGGTCACTCGCTCGCGCTTTCCGCCAAGATAATACAGGACGGCAAGGCGGACGTTATGATAGCCGGCGGAGCCGAAGCTCCGCTAATCCCCCTTACCTTCGCGGCTTTTAACGCCATGAAGGCGCTTTCGACCAGAAACGACGAGCCGGAGACCGCGTCGAGGCCGTTTGAGATGGGGCGCGACGGGTTTATCCTCTCGGAAGGGGCGGGAGTGCTGATCCTTGAAGAGCTCGAGTTCGCGAAAAAAAGGGGTGCCAGCATATACGCCGAGGTGCTCGGCTCAGGAATGAGCGCCGACGCCTTTCACATCACGGCGCCTTCGCTTGAGGGACCGTCAAGCTGCATGAACGCGGCTCTGGAGGATTCGGGCCTTAATCCCGGGGACGTGGATTACATAAACGCCCACGGAACCTCGACGCGTCTTAACGACGTTAACGAAACCAACGCGATCAAGGAAGTGTTCGGCGAGGACGCCCGGCGAATTCCGGTGAGTTCCACGAAATCCATGACCGGCCATCTGCTCGGCGCGGCGGGGGCGGTGGAAGCGGCAATCTGCGTGCTTGCGCTTCGAGACGGCGTTTTGCCGCCGACTATAAACCTTTTTGAGAGCGATCCCGAATGCGATCTGGATTACATTCCGCACACCGCGAGAGACAGTAAGATAAAAGTGGCTCTCAGCAATTCCTACGGTTTCGGTGGAACGAACGTAAGTGTCGCGCTACGCAAGTTCGACTGA
- the acnA gene encoding aconitate hydratase AcnA, whose protein sequence is MALTDNLDTLSDLSVGDKTYKIYSLAKLEERYGVSISRLPFSIRILLENVLRNFDGKTVTEQHVESLAKWDPSNTEAREIPYNPARVILQDFTGVPCVVDLAAMRSVVEKKGGDPSLVNPIVPVDLVIDHSVQVDYFASGDAFGKNVEVEYERNRERYTFLKWAQGSFDNFRVVPPGTGIVHQVNLECLASVVVSKQTGSESVAYPDTLVGTDSHTTMINGLSVMGWGVGGIEAEACMLGQPLYMLIPDVIGFRLTGRLSQGVTATDLVLTVTEMLRKKGVVGKFVEFFGPGVSNLALSDQATIANMAPEYGATMGFFPVDAETLRYLGTTGRDDAATLVEAYTKEQKMFRTDDAEDPVYTDTLELDISTVEPSLAGPSRPQDRISLGDMKSSYHENLQARGLAANGDASRAANGISDGSVVIAAITSCTNTSNPSVMVGAGLFAKKAVERGLSVNPYVKTSLAPGSRVVTDYLNAAGLTPYLEELGFGLVGYGCTTCIGNSGPLPEDVDAAIRENDLTCAAVLSGNRNFEGRVHPLVKFAYLASPPLVVAFAIAGKVGIDLYSEPLGVGSDGDEVFLRDIWPTQQEIIDTVAESITPEIFNTQYSRVFEGDETWKSLEAPRSDIYEWDTESTYIQEPPFFDDFPLEPEDPEDIEGANVLALLGDSITTDHISPAGSIPKDGPAGGYLISKGVTPRSFNSFGSRRGNHEVMIRGSFANIRIRNKMVGGKEGGWTVHVPTGEEMSIYEASSRYMSDGTDLVVIGGKEYGTGSSRDWAAKGTALLGARCVIAESFERIHRSNLVGMGVLPLQFEEGESAESLGITGFETFGVSGISEDLYPGKRMTVTVTDSDGGQREFHATCRLDTPVEVEYYRNGGILQTVLRQMISG, encoded by the coding sequence ATGGCTTTGACTGACAATCTCGATACTCTTTCCGACCTTTCGGTCGGGGACAAAACCTACAAGATATATTCCCTCGCAAAACTTGAAGAGCGCTACGGCGTATCGATTTCAAGACTGCCTTTTTCAATAAGAATACTGCTTGAGAACGTGCTCAGGAATTTTGACGGAAAAACCGTGACTGAGCAGCACGTGGAGTCCCTCGCCAAGTGGGACCCTTCAAATACCGAGGCGAGAGAAATTCCATACAACCCCGCGAGGGTGATACTTCAGGATTTCACGGGAGTTCCCTGCGTGGTCGACCTTGCCGCGATGAGGTCGGTTGTCGAGAAAAAAGGGGGAGACCCCTCGCTTGTGAATCCCATAGTTCCCGTTGATCTGGTAATAGACCACTCCGTTCAGGTCGATTATTTCGCAAGCGGCGACGCTTTCGGCAAGAACGTGGAAGTCGAGTACGAAAGAAACAGGGAAAGATACACCTTCTTGAAATGGGCCCAGGGGTCCTTTGACAATTTCAGGGTCGTGCCCCCGGGAACCGGAATAGTGCACCAGGTCAATCTTGAGTGTCTTGCGAGCGTAGTCGTCTCAAAGCAGACAGGCTCCGAGTCGGTTGCTTACCCAGACACCCTAGTGGGAACGGATTCCCACACGACCATGATAAACGGTCTTAGCGTCATGGGCTGGGGGGTAGGGGGAATAGAGGCAGAAGCCTGCATGCTGGGGCAGCCGCTTTACATGCTGATACCCGACGTCATCGGATTCAGGCTCACCGGCCGCCTCTCACAGGGTGTTACCGCAACGGACCTGGTTTTAACGGTGACCGAGATGCTTAGGAAAAAGGGCGTTGTCGGCAAGTTCGTCGAGTTTTTCGGGCCCGGAGTGAGCAACCTCGCGCTCTCTGACCAGGCCACGATAGCGAACATGGCTCCCGAGTACGGAGCCACCATGGGATTTTTCCCGGTAGACGCCGAAACACTTAGATACCTCGGGACGACTGGCAGGGACGACGCTGCCACGCTTGTCGAGGCCTACACGAAGGAACAGAAAATGTTCAGAACCGACGATGCGGAAGACCCGGTTTACACCGATACGCTGGAACTTGACATATCAACCGTCGAGCCGTCTCTTGCCGGCCCGAGCCGCCCGCAGGACAGAATATCGCTCGGGGACATGAAAAGCTCCTACCACGAGAATCTTCAGGCGAGGGGACTTGCCGCGAACGGAGACGCATCGCGCGCGGCGAACGGAATTTCAGACGGTTCGGTCGTAATAGCCGCCATCACGAGCTGTACGAATACCTCGAATCCCTCCGTTATGGTAGGGGCGGGGCTTTTCGCCAAGAAGGCCGTTGAGAGGGGGCTTTCCGTTAATCCTTACGTGAAAACGAGTTTGGCGCCGGGGTCGAGGGTGGTAACGGATTACCTGAACGCCGCGGGACTTACCCCGTATCTTGAGGAACTGGGTTTCGGTCTGGTCGGATACGGATGCACGACCTGCATAGGAAACAGCGGTCCGCTTCCAGAAGACGTGGACGCGGCCATAAGGGAAAACGACCTTACCTGCGCCGCGGTTCTAAGCGGAAACAGGAATTTTGAGGGCAGGGTGCACCCGCTTGTGAAATTCGCTTACCTGGCGTCGCCTCCGCTTGTCGTGGCGTTCGCCATAGCCGGCAAGGTCGGAATCGACCTCTACAGCGAACCCCTCGGGGTTGGAAGCGACGGGGACGAAGTGTTCCTCAGGGACATCTGGCCGACGCAGCAGGAGATAATCGATACGGTAGCGGAGTCAATCACCCCCGAAATATTCAACACCCAGTACTCAAGGGTTTTTGAAGGCGATGAGACCTGGAAATCTCTTGAGGCTCCGAGGTCAGACATTTATGAGTGGGATACGGAATCCACCTACATACAGGAGCCCCCGTTTTTCGATGATTTCCCGCTTGAGCCCGAAGACCCAGAAGACATAGAAGGGGCGAACGTGCTTGCGCTACTTGGAGACTCGATAACGACGGATCATATTTCCCCCGCGGGCTCAATCCCCAAGGACGGCCCCGCAGGCGGCTATCTTATCTCGAAAGGCGTTACCCCGAGGAGCTTTAACAGCTTCGGTTCAAGGAGGGGGAATCACGAGGTTATGATCCGTGGATCGTTTGCTAACATCAGGATAAGAAACAAGATGGTCGGAGGAAAGGAAGGAGGGTGGACGGTTCACGTTCCCACGGGAGAGGAAATGTCGATTTACGAAGCGTCCTCAAGGTACATGAGCGACGGGACGGACCTTGTCGTAATCGGCGGGAAGGAATACGGGACGGGAAGCTCCCGGGACTGGGCGGCAAAGGGAACCGCTCTTCTGGGCGCGAGGTGCGTCATAGCGGAGAGTTTCGAGCGGATTCACAGGAGCAACCTGGTGGGAATGGGGGTTCTGCCCCTTCAGTTCGAGGAGGGGGAGAGTGCCGAATCTCTCGGCATCACGGGCTTTGAGACCTTCGGTGTAAGCGGGATTTCAGAGGACCTTTATCCGGGCAAGCGGATGACCGTAACCGTGACGGACTCTGATGGCGGGCAGAGAGAATTTCACGCCACGTGCAGGCTAGATACGCCGGTTGAGGTCGAATATTACCGCAACGGCGGGATACTTCAGACCGTCCTGCGTCAGATGATATCAGGGTAG
- the acpP gene encoding acyl carrier protein, which produces MAKDNAEILAKVKEMIASHLGKAEDEITPDSSFIEDLGADSLDLVELIMSMEDEFGLEISDEDAENIITVQDAINFIQSSVEAASEDE; this is translated from the coding sequence ATGGCAAAGGATAATGCTGAAATTTTAGCTAAGGTAAAGGAGATGATCGCGAGCCATCTCGGCAAAGCCGAGGATGAGATAACTCCCGATTCTTCCTTTATAGAGGATCTCGGAGCCGACTCGCTTGACCTCGTGGAACTTATAATGTCCATGGAGGATGAGTTCGGGCTTGAGATCTCGGATGAAGACGCGGAGAACATAATAACCGTTCAGGACGCGATCAACTTTATCCAGAGTTCAGTTGAAGCCGCTTCGGAGGATGAATAA
- a CDS encoding helix-turn-helix transcriptional regulator, with amino-acid sequence MSYAIEHIASALRKAREAKGLSQRELGKKAGVPQGHISKIENGAVDLRVSSLVALARTLDLELALAPRKIVPALKSLVRSSATDALRERVTPQPLYSLDEEGDD; translated from the coding sequence ATGAGCTATGCGATTGAACATATAGCCAGCGCGCTGAGGAAGGCCCGCGAGGCAAAGGGGCTCAGCCAGCGTGAACTCGGCAAAAAAGCAGGCGTTCCGCAGGGCCATATCTCAAAGATTGAGAACGGCGCGGTCGACCTCAGAGTTTCAAGTCTGGTAGCGCTAGCCCGCACTCTTGACCTGGAACTCGCGCTCGCCCCGCGCAAGATTGTTCCCGCCTTGAAATCGCTTGTGCGTAGCAGCGCCACGGACGCACTGCGGGAAAGGGTAACCCCGCAGCCGCTCTACAGTCTTGATGAGGAAGGAGATGACTGA
- a CDS encoding 50S ribosomal protein L32: MALPKRKTSRSKSRKRRTHYSVALPGASFCPECNEMKPPHRACPSCGYYKGRNFFRQAPDTEVVAED; the protein is encoded by the coding sequence ATGGCATTACCCAAAAGAAAGACTTCCAGATCGAAATCAAGAAAAAGAAGAACCCATTATTCCGTTGCGTTGCCTGGGGCTTCCTTTTGTCCCGAGTGCAACGAGATGAAACCTCCCCACAGGGCCTGTCCCAGTTGCGGCTACTACAAGGGAAGGAATTTCTTCAGACAGGCTCCCGATACGGAAGTCGTTGCGGAAGACTAA
- the icd gene encoding isocitrate dehydrogenase (NADP(+)): MTVPSGEKIQIDEESRKLVIPDNPIIPFIEGDGIGPDIWHASQIVFDAAVEKAYGGKKKIAWLEVLAGEKAYEETGEWLPEETTETIKEYIVAIKGPLTTPVGGGIRSLNVALRQILDLYACVRPVRWIKGTPNPLLVPGKLDVVIFRENTEDVYAGIEWESGTEEAAAVREYLVENYGVNIRELSGIGIKPISPFGTKRLVRKAIEYAIEYKRKSVTLVHKGNIMKFTEGAFREWGYELAKEEFPEITLTEDELWDDYGGKQPDGKIVIKDRIADSMFQQVLTRPSEYDVMAMPNLNGDYMSDACAAQVGGLGVAPGGNIGDYLAVFEATHGTAPKYTGQDKVNPGSVILSGVMMFQYLGWHEAAELVFRAMEETVLQKTVTYDLERQMEGATLLKCSEYGEAIVSNMDKVMD; this comes from the coding sequence ATGACAGTCCCAAGCGGAGAAAAAATACAGATTGATGAGGAAAGCAGAAAGCTTGTAATTCCCGACAACCCGATAATTCCCTTCATAGAAGGCGACGGGATAGGCCCCGACATCTGGCACGCATCCCAGATAGTGTTCGACGCCGCGGTCGAGAAGGCTTACGGAGGAAAGAAGAAGATAGCGTGGCTTGAGGTGCTGGCCGGAGAGAAAGCGTATGAAGAGACCGGCGAATGGCTTCCCGAGGAAACCACCGAAACGATAAAAGAATATATTGTTGCCATCAAGGGCCCGCTTACCACTCCAGTTGGAGGAGGAATAAGGAGCCTTAACGTTGCGCTCCGCCAGATACTTGATCTATACGCCTGCGTAAGGCCCGTAAGATGGATCAAGGGAACCCCCAACCCTCTTCTGGTTCCCGGCAAGCTAGACGTCGTGATATTCAGGGAGAACACCGAGGACGTGTATGCGGGAATCGAGTGGGAGAGCGGCACCGAGGAAGCGGCTGCCGTAAGAGAGTATCTCGTTGAGAATTACGGGGTGAACATCCGCGAGCTGAGCGGGATAGGAATAAAGCCCATAAGTCCTTTCGGAACCAAGAGGCTTGTTAGAAAGGCGATCGAATACGCAATAGAATATAAAAGAAAGAGCGTCACCCTCGTCCACAAGGGCAACATAATGAAGTTCACCGAGGGTGCCTTCCGCGAATGGGGCTACGAGCTTGCGAAAGAGGAGTTCCCGGAGATCACATTAACCGAGGATGAACTCTGGGACGATTACGGCGGCAAGCAGCCCGACGGCAAGATCGTCATAAAGGACCGCATAGCCGACAGCATGTTCCAGCAGGTTCTCACGAGACCCAGTGAATACGACGTGATGGCCATGCCTAATCTTAACGGCGACTACATGTCCGATGCCTGCGCCGCGCAGGTAGGAGGTCTCGGAGTTGCTCCGGGCGGCAACATAGGCGATTACCTGGCGGTTTTCGAAGCCACCCACGGAACCGCTCCCAAGTACACCGGGCAGGACAAGGTAAACCCGGGTTCCGTAATACTCTCGGGAGTCATGATGTTCCAGTACCTGGGATGGCACGAGGCTGCGGAGCTTGTTTTCAGGGCGATGGAGGAGACTGTTTTGCAGAAAACGGTTACCTATGACCTCGAGAGACAGATGGAGGGGGCGACCCTTCTTAAGTGTTCCGAGTACGGAGAGGCCATCGTGTCAAACATGGACAAGGTAATGGACTAG
- a CDS encoding succinate dehydrogenase has product MRKDVWWIEPLITGVVLGAFGIYSTWRALSNQFFYTEPYLSPFYSPLLLFDWWPASPAILILWAPLGFRATCYYYRKAYYRAYFFSPPGCAVKPVGKRGSYTGESSFPFILQNIHRFFLYASIVILLFLWIDSYEAFFFHDGVGVGVGTIVLTANAFLLTMYSFSCHSFRHLMGGNLDVFSKCPTRFRLWGAISVQNEVHMKWAWTSLVFVALTDLYVFLVANGTITDLRLI; this is encoded by the coding sequence ATGAGAAAGGATGTGTGGTGGATAGAGCCTCTCATAACCGGGGTGGTACTTGGGGCTTTTGGAATCTACTCCACGTGGAGGGCTCTTTCGAACCAGTTTTTCTACACCGAGCCCTACCTCTCGCCTTTTTATTCCCCGCTTCTGCTCTTTGACTGGTGGCCAGCTTCCCCGGCAATACTTATTCTCTGGGCGCCGCTTGGATTCCGAGCGACCTGCTATTACTACAGAAAAGCATACTACCGAGCGTACTTCTTCTCGCCTCCGGGCTGCGCGGTAAAACCGGTCGGTAAAAGGGGCTCCTACACAGGAGAGTCGAGCTTTCCGTTCATCCTGCAGAACATCCACAGGTTTTTTCTCTACGCCTCTATCGTCATTCTGCTGTTTTTGTGGATTGACTCGTACGAAGCCTTTTTCTTCCATGACGGGGTCGGAGTGGGCGTCGGGACCATAGTTCTTACCGCAAACGCGTTCCTGCTTACCATGTATTCGTTTTCCTGCCACTCGTTTCGCCATCTGATGGGAGGGAATCTTGACGTGTTCTCAAAGTGTCCGACCCGCTTTCGTCTCTGGGGCGCCATAAGCGTCCAGAACGAAGTACATATGAAATGGGCGTGGACAAGCCTTGTTTTCGTGGCTCTCACGGACCTTTACGTGTTCCTGGTAGCGAACGGAACAATTACCGACCTGAGGTTGATATAG
- the fabG gene encoding 3-oxoacyl-[acyl-carrier-protein] reductase, which produces MEFSNQVALITGGSRGIGKDIAKKLASRGAYVLINYISNRQAADETLEEIEQEGGKGRAVGFDVSDFDEVQRCVGELSGELGGIHILVNNAGIRNDGLLMRMGEEDWDRVMDINLKGAFNCTKAVSRGMFKNRYGRIINITSTAGEAGNPGQANYAASKAGVVGLTKATAKEFSSRGITVNAVSPGFVETDIIADLNEEMRKKYLEAIPLGRFGRVEDISNVVCFLVSEGASYITGEVIKVNGGIYM; this is translated from the coding sequence ATGGAATTCAGTAATCAGGTTGCACTTATAACCGGCGGGTCGCGCGGGATAGGAAAGGACATTGCGAAGAAACTCGCTTCGCGCGGGGCGTATGTTCTGATTAACTACATCAGCAACCGCCAGGCGGCCGATGAGACCCTCGAGGAGATAGAGCAGGAAGGGGGCAAGGGCAGGGCGGTCGGCTTTGACGTCTCCGATTTCGACGAGGTTCAGCGGTGCGTGGGGGAACTCTCGGGTGAACTGGGCGGAATACATATACTTGTTAACAACGCGGGAATAAGGAATGACGGGCTTTTGATGAGAATGGGGGAGGAGGACTGGGACCGTGTCATGGACATAAACCTCAAGGGAGCGTTTAACTGTACCAAGGCGGTTTCAAGGGGTATGTTCAAGAACCGTTACGGAAGAATAATAAATATCACCTCGACTGCCGGTGAGGCCGGAAACCCGGGGCAGGCGAATTACGCCGCTTCAAAGGCCGGGGTAGTAGGTCTCACGAAAGCAACCGCCAAGGAATTCAGTTCAAGGGGAATAACCGTGAACGCCGTAAGTCCCGGTTTTGTTGAGACTGATATTATCGCGGACCTTAACGAGGAGATGAGAAAAAAATATCTGGAAGCTATACCTCTCGGCAGATTCGGGCGCGTTGAGGACATCTCAAACGTGGTGTGTTTTCTGGTTTCCGAAGGCGCGTCGTACATAACCGGGGAGGTTATAAAAGTTAACGGCGGAATTTACATGTAA
- the fabD gene encoding ACP S-malonyltransferase codes for MIAFLFPGQGSQYIGMGADFCAEFAVARQTFEEANDALGIDLAKLCFEGEAATLALTANAQPAILTTSVAALRVVLEETEIRPDLVAGHSLGEFTALVASGCLEFGDAVRTVRKRGEFMQEAVPPGVGKMAAVLGLTSEEVSELCAEVAGEENVVSPANFNSPTQTVISGEAGAVSAASELAKEKGARRVVELEVSAPFHCSLMEPAAARLRDVLGEIDFHPVKCPVVTNTGAEANSDSAKVADILVEQVVSPVRWAESLEFLKDSGVSEFLEIGPSKVLSGLVKRTLKGVRCAGIEKIEELNHIKTDGIQ; via the coding sequence ATGATAGCTTTCCTTTTTCCAGGTCAGGGCTCCCAGTACATTGGCATGGGCGCTGATTTCTGCGCCGAGTTCGCAGTTGCGAGGCAGACTTTTGAAGAAGCAAATGACGCTCTGGGAATCGACCTGGCGAAGCTTTGCTTTGAGGGCGAGGCGGCGACCCTTGCTCTTACCGCGAATGCCCAGCCGGCGATACTTACAACGAGCGTGGCCGCGTTGAGGGTGGTTCTTGAGGAGACGGAAATAAGGCCAGACCTGGTTGCCGGACACAGCCTCGGGGAATTTACAGCCCTTGTCGCCTCCGGGTGCCTCGAGTTTGGTGACGCCGTGCGTACCGTGAGAAAAAGAGGGGAGTTCATGCAGGAAGCGGTTCCCCCGGGAGTTGGCAAAATGGCTGCCGTGCTGGGCCTCACGTCCGAGGAAGTAAGCGAGCTTTGCGCCGAGGTTGCGGGGGAAGAAAACGTGGTCTCCCCGGCTAATTTCAATTCACCCACACAGACCGTTATCTCAGGAGAAGCCGGGGCCGTTTCGGCCGCGTCGGAGCTTGCTAAGGAAAAAGGGGCAAGACGGGTTGTCGAGCTCGAGGTGAGCGCGCCTTTTCACTGCTCCCTTATGGAGCCCGCGGCCGCGCGCCTCAGAGACGTTCTCGGGGAAATAGATTTTCACCCTGTTAAGTGTCCTGTAGTCACCAATACCGGGGCGGAGGCCAATTCCGATTCCGCCAAGGTGGCGGATATACTGGTGGAGCAGGTGGTGAGCCCGGTGAGATGGGCTGAGTCCCTTGAGTTTCTAAAGGACTCCGGGGTTTCTGAGTTTCTTGAGATCGGTCCCTCCAAGGTTCTAAGCGGTCTTGTGAAAAGAACCCTTAAAGGCGTTCGTTGCGCCGGTATTGAAAAAATTGAGGAGTTAAATCATATTAAGACAGATGGAATTCAGTAA
- the mdh gene encoding malate dehydrogenase, producing the protein MLKNGRAKISVIGAGNVGASAAFRIAQLELADVALIDIVEGIPEGKALDLAQMCPITGSDVNLVGSTNYEDTANSDVVIITSGIPRKPGMSRDDLISTNTKVVKSVTEQVVAHSPDAILILVTNPLDAMVYVAHRVSGLSDNKVMGMAGVLDSARFRAFIAMELGVSVENINASVLGGHGDTMVPLLSNTTVSGIPIAQLVPADRLEEMVDRTRKGGAEIVALLKTGSAFYAPAVAAVEMAEAIIKDKKKVLPCCVYADGHYGVEDTFVGLPVRLGTEGVEEIIGVEISSEEMEALHVSAGKVKELCEIIDGMGIL; encoded by the coding sequence ATCTTGAAGAACGGCAGAGCGAAAATTTCTGTGATAGGTGCGGGAAACGTCGGCGCGTCGGCGGCGTTTCGGATTGCACAGCTTGAACTTGCCGACGTGGCTTTGATTGACATAGTGGAGGGAATTCCCGAGGGAAAGGCGCTTGACCTTGCCCAGATGTGCCCGATTACCGGAAGCGACGTAAATCTCGTCGGTTCAACCAACTACGAAGACACGGCGAACTCAGACGTGGTGATAATCACCTCGGGCATTCCGAGAAAGCCCGGGATGAGCCGTGATGACCTTATCTCGACAAACACCAAGGTGGTAAAGAGCGTTACGGAGCAGGTGGTTGCTCATTCCCCGGACGCGATACTCATACTGGTTACCAACCCGCTTGACGCCATGGTTTACGTGGCGCACAGGGTAAGCGGCCTTTCAGACAACAAGGTGATGGGGATGGCGGGGGTGCTTGATTCCGCGCGTTTCCGCGCGTTTATCGCGATGGAACTCGGGGTATCGGTTGAGAACATAAACGCCTCAGTTCTCGGCGGACACGGGGACACGATGGTTCCGCTTCTAAGCAACACCACGGTGTCGGGTATTCCCATAGCGCAGCTTGTCCCGGCCGACAGGCTTGAGGAGATGGTCGACCGCACCAGGAAGGGAGGCGCCGAGATAGTAGCGCTTCTTAAGACCGGAAGTGCTTTTTACGCCCCAGCGGTAGCTGCGGTGGAAATGGCTGAGGCAATCATAAAGGATAAGAAGAAAGTACTTCCCTGCTGCGTGTACGCGGACGGACATTACGGAGTGGAAGATACCTTCGTGGGTCTTCCCGTAAGGCTCGGCACAGAAGGGGTTGAGGAGATAATAGGGGTTGAGATTTCCAGTGAGGAGATGGAGGCTCTGCATGTCTCGGCGGGCAAGGTGAAAGAGCTTTGCGAAATAATTGACGGAATGGGAATCCTCTAG
- a CDS encoding type II toxin-antitoxin system HipA family toxin, protein MTDVHVLDVLLYGDPIGTLTRVGDDRALFAFNDSYIGDSAKPTLGLGFKDRFGELITGFPPTQTRLIPFFSNLLPEDPMRTYLADRAGVKPVREFFLLWALGADLSGAVTVTPSGGELWPSDVSDDSDRGSGRRENALRFSLAGVQLKFSAVEKARGGLTLPARGVGGSWIVKLPSLHFAGVPENEFSMMTLARLLGINVPEVRLISVDSIENLPEDIGRLSGQALAVRRFDRSDDGGAVHVEDFAQVFGIYPEEKYKKASARNIATVIGAECGEDDIAEFIRRLTFNTLIGNADMHLKNWSLIYPDRRNAALAPAYDFVSTIAYIEDNEAALKFSRTKRFDRYSEDELSHLAAKALLPEKLVLDTVRETVALFYQYWNAEKANLPLPDNAVKAIENHLKIIPLAI, encoded by the coding sequence ATGACTGACGTACATGTTCTGGATGTCCTGCTTTACGGCGACCCCATAGGCACGCTTACCCGCGTAGGGGACGACCGCGCCTTATTCGCCTTCAATGACTCCTATATCGGGGACTCTGCAAAGCCCACGCTCGGTCTGGGGTTCAAGGACCGGTTCGGAGAACTGATTACCGGGTTTCCGCCCACGCAGACGCGGCTGATACCGTTTTTTTCAAACCTGCTTCCCGAAGACCCCATGCGCACCTACCTTGCGGATCGTGCGGGGGTAAAACCCGTCCGTGAGTTCTTCCTGCTCTGGGCGCTTGGCGCGGACCTTTCGGGAGCGGTTACCGTTACCCCCTCGGGCGGTGAATTATGGCCGTCGGATGTCTCCGACGACAGCGACCGCGGCAGCGGTCGGCGTGAGAATGCCCTGCGATTTTCTCTGGCCGGCGTACAGCTTAAGTTCTCAGCCGTTGAGAAGGCTCGCGGCGGTCTTACCCTCCCGGCCAGAGGCGTCGGCGGTTCATGGATAGTCAAGCTGCCTTCTCTTCATTTTGCGGGAGTGCCCGAGAACGAGTTCTCGATGATGACACTTGCCCGGCTCCTGGGCATAAACGTGCCGGAGGTGCGCCTCATCAGCGTTGACTCGATCGAAAACCTGCCCGAAGACATCGGTCGCTTAAGCGGACAGGCGCTTGCCGTCAGGCGCTTTGATCGGTCAGATGACGGCGGCGCGGTTCACGTCGAGGACTTTGCTCAGGTTTTCGGCATCTATCCGGAGGAGAAGTATAAAAAGGCCAGCGCGCGTAACATTGCCACAGTGATCGGGGCCGAATGCGGCGAGGATGACATTGCCGAGTTTATCCGCCGCCTGACCTTCAACACGCTTATCGGCAATGCCGACATGCACCTTAAGAACTGGTCCCTCATTTATCCCGACAGGCGCAATGCGGCACTGGCACCGGCCTATGATTTTGTTTCCACGATTGCCTATATAGAGGACAACGAGGCCGCTTTGAAATTCAGCCGGACCAAACGCTTTGATCGCTATTCAGAGGATGAGCTTTCCCATCTTGCCGCCAAGGCCCTGCTGCCGGAGAAGCTCGTTCTGGACACTGTGCGTGAAACCGTCGCGTTGTTTTACCAGTACTGGAATGCGGAGAAGGCAAATCTTCCGTTGCCGGACAATGCCGTCAAGGCCATAGAGAATCATCTTAAGATTATCCCCTTGGCGATATGA